The Rhodococcus antarcticus DNA segment AAGAAACTTTTTCGTCGGCGTTCCCCGCCTATTTCGTCGGGAGCCCGTGGCGGTAGCGGTGGGATTTGAACCCACGGAGGGTTTTATCCCTCACACGCTTTCGAGGCGTGCTCCTTAGGCCGCTCGGACACGCTACCGCGGAGCAGAGTACCGGACCTCGGGGGCCGACCTCGCCAGGTCAGCGGTGGGTCGAGAAGAACGCCTCGAGCACGGCGGCGCACTCGTCCCGCAGGACGCCCCCGCGCACCTGCGGCCGGTGGGTGAGCCGGCGGTCGCGGACCACGTCCCACAGCGAGCCCACCGCACCGGTCCTCGGCTCCCAGGCCCCGAAGACGATCCGGTCGACGCGGGCGAGCACGGCCGCACCCGCGCACATGGTGCACGGCTCCAGCGTGACGACGAGGGTGCAGCCCGTCAGCCGCCAGCCGTCCCCGTGCGCGCGCGCGGCCGCCCGGAGGGCGAGCACCTCGGCGTGCGCGGTGGGGTCCCCGGTCGCCTCGCGGGCGTTGGTGGCCCGGGCCAGCTCGGTGCCGTCCGGGCCGTAGACCAGCGCCCCGACCGGGACGTCGGCCGGGTTGGTGGTGGCGGCCACCGCCAGCGCGGCGCGCACGAGGACGGTGTCGGCCAGCGCGGCGCGGGGGGTGTCCCCGGAGCGGGGGGCGTCGGCGGTGGGCACCGGCTCAGCCGTGGAAGGCGTCCACCGCGGCGGCGAGCTCGTCGGCGAACCCGCAGCGCTCGGCGATCATGGTCAGCTGCTCGTCGGGGTAGAGGTCGGTCTCGCCGAGGATGATCCCGAGCACCGGCTCGGACAGCCCGAGGTCGTCCAGCAGGGTCAGGTCGCCCTCGGCCCACGGCTCGGTGTCCTCGAGCTCGTCGGGGTCGAGGTCGGGGACCTCCACGTGCAGGGCGTCCAGGGCCTCGGCGGCGATGTCGTAGTCGATCGCCGCCGTGGCGTCGCTCAGCAGCAGGGAGATCCCCCGCGGGCCCGGGCGCAGCAGCAGGAAGAACTCCTCGTCCACGTCGAGCAGGCCGAACGCAGCCCCGGCGCTGCGCAGCTCCTTGAGCTCGGTGACGGCGGCGGCGAGGCTGGTCAGGGCGGCAGGCTTCATCGGCCGGCACGTCCAGCGACCCTCCTCGCGGACGACGGCGACGGCGAACCCGTCGAGGTCGTCGTCGTCCTGCGCGCCGTTGTCCCGAGCGCGTTGCGTGGCCATGGGGGCCACGCTAACCGGGTCGGGTGGTCTGCACGTACCACCCGCTGGGCCCGGGACGGTCGGCGACCGCCACCAACTGGGAGGATCGGGGGCGTGACCCCGCACCCCCTGCTCGCGGCCGCCACCGAGCTCCAGCCGCGCACCGTGGCCCTGCGTCGTGCGCTGCACCGCCACCCCGAGCAGGGCCTGCTCCTGCCGCGGACCCAGGCCGCGGTGCTGGCCGAGCTCGCTGACGTCCCCGGGCTCGAGGTCAGCACCGGGCGCAGCTGCTCGTCGGTGGTCGGGGTGCTGACGGGCGCACGGCCGGGACCCACGGTGCTGCTGCGCGGGGACATGGACGCGCTGCCCCTGCCGGAGGACACCGGCCTGCCCTTCGCCTCCGAGGTCGCCGGCTCCATGCACGCCTGCGGGCACGACGCGCACGTCGCGATGCTGGCGAGCGCGGCGCGGCTGCTCAGCGCCCGGCGCGACGAGCTCGCCGGACGGGTGGTGCTGATGTTCCAGCCCGGCGAGGAGGGCCACCACGGGGCGCGGACCATGATCGACGACGGGGTGCTCGACATCGCGGGGCGACCGGTCTCGGCCCTGGCCCTGCACGTCTCGGCCACCGTGGCGTGCGGCCAGGTGCAGGTGCGGCCGGGCCCGATGATGGCCAGCACGGACACCCTGCGGGTGACGGTCACCGGTCGCGGCGGGCACGCGAGCGCACCCGACCAGGCGTTGGACCCGGTTTCGGCCGCCGCCGCCACCATCGGCGCTCTGGCGACGATGGTGGGCCGGCGGATCAGCGTGTTCGACCCCGCGGTGGTGACCGTGGCGCACCTGTGGGCCGGGACGACGCACAACATCATCCCGGAGACCGCCCACCTCGAGGGCACCCTGCGCTGCCTGTCGGAGGACACCCGTGCGCTGCTCCGCGAGGAGGTCCGGCGGGTGTGTCTGCACACCGCGGCCGCCCACGGCTGCACCGCCGAGGTAGTGCTGGAGCCCGGCTACCCGGTGACGGTGAACGACCCGCGCGTGGTCGCGACGGTGCAGGCGCTCGCGAGGTCGCTGCTCGGCGCGGGCAGCGCGCCGCCGATGGAGAACCCGGTCATGGGCGCCGAGGACTTCGCCTACGTGCTGGCTCAGGTGCCCGGAGCGATGGCCTTCCTGGGCGCCAGCCCGCCGGGGGTGGACCCGGCGCACGCCGCGGCCAAC contains these protein-coding regions:
- a CDS encoding nucleoside deaminase, producing the protein MADTVLVRAALAVAATTNPADVPVGALVYGPDGTELARATNAREATGDPTAHAEVLALRAAARAHGDGWRLTGCTLVVTLEPCTMCAGAAVLARVDRIVFGAWEPRTGAVGSLWDVVRDRRLTHRPQVRGGVLRDECAAVLEAFFSTHR
- a CDS encoding tRNA adenosine deaminase-associated protein — encoded protein: MATQRARDNGAQDDDDLDGFAVAVVREEGRWTCRPMKPAALTSLAAAVTELKELRSAGAAFGLLDVDEEFFLLLRPGPRGISLLLSDATAAIDYDIAAEALDALHVEVPDLDPDELEDTEPWAEGDLTLLDDLGLSEPVLGIILGETDLYPDEQLTMIAERCGFADELAAAVDAFHG
- a CDS encoding M20 metallopeptidase family protein — its product is MTPHPLLAAATELQPRTVALRRALHRHPEQGLLLPRTQAAVLAELADVPGLEVSTGRSCSSVVGVLTGARPGPTVLLRGDMDALPLPEDTGLPFASEVAGSMHACGHDAHVAMLASAARLLSARRDELAGRVVLMFQPGEEGHHGARTMIDDGVLDIAGRPVSALALHVSATVACGQVQVRPGPMMASTDTLRVTVTGRGGHASAPDQALDPVSAAAATIGALATMVGRRISVFDPAVVTVAHLWAGTTHNIIPETAHLEGTLRCLSEDTRALLREEVRRVCLHTAAAHGCTAEVVLEPGYPVTVNDPRVVATVQALARSLLGAGSAPPMENPVMGAEDFAYVLAQVPGAMAFLGASPPGVDPAHAAANHSNRVVFDEDVLASGVALLAGFALGELAPR